From Aquabacter sp. L1I39, the proteins below share one genomic window:
- the amaB gene encoding L-piperidine-6-carboxylate dehydrogenase, with translation MPETLDLKQETAGLLDRLGVSRSAWTGGAMVSFSPVTGEAIGALRTVSAAEAASAIDAAHEAFKAWRLVPAPRRGELVRLLGEELRAAKSDLGRLVSIEAGKIASEGLGEVQEMIDICDFAVGLSRQLYGLTIATERPGHRMMETWHPLGVTGIISAFNFPVAVWSWNAALALVCGNPVVWKPSEKTPLTALASQVVFERALARFGDAPANLSQVLIGDRAIGEVLVDHPRVPLVSATGSTRMGREVGPRLARRFARSILELGGNNAGIVCPSADLDMALRAIAFGAMGTAGQRCTTLRRLFVHESVYDTLVPRLKAAYGSVSVGNPLTTSALVGPLVDRAAFEGMERALIVAKAEGGTVFGGERVTEAGPEGAYYVRPALVEMPRQCGPVLEETFAPILYVMKYSDFDAVLEAHNAVAAGLSSSIFTLNMREAERFLAADGSDCGIANVNIGTSGAEIGGAFGGEKETGGGRESGSDAWKAYMRRATNTVNYSTALPLAQGVSFDIG, from the coding sequence ATGCCCGAGACCCTAGACCTGAAGCAGGAAACCGCCGGGCTCCTCGACCGCCTCGGCGTCTCCCGCTCCGCCTGGACGGGCGGCGCCATGGTGTCCTTCAGCCCCGTGACCGGCGAGGCCATCGGGGCGCTGCGCACCGTTTCGGCCGCCGAGGCGGCCTCCGCCATCGATGCGGCGCACGAAGCGTTCAAGGCGTGGCGCCTTGTGCCCGCGCCCCGGCGGGGCGAGCTGGTGCGCCTCCTTGGCGAGGAATTGCGCGCGGCCAAGTCCGATCTCGGGCGGCTCGTCTCCATCGAGGCCGGCAAGATCGCCTCCGAGGGCCTGGGCGAAGTGCAGGAGATGATCGACATCTGCGACTTCGCCGTCGGCCTGTCCCGCCAGCTTTATGGCCTCACCATCGCCACCGAGCGGCCCGGCCATCGCATGATGGAGACATGGCATCCCCTTGGCGTCACCGGCATCATCTCGGCCTTCAATTTCCCGGTCGCGGTGTGGTCCTGGAATGCGGCGCTGGCGCTCGTATGCGGCAATCCAGTGGTGTGGAAGCCGTCTGAAAAGACCCCGCTGACGGCGCTGGCATCCCAGGTGGTGTTCGAGCGCGCGCTCGCCCGCTTCGGCGATGCGCCCGCCAATCTGAGCCAGGTCCTCATCGGCGACCGCGCCATCGGCGAAGTGCTGGTGGACCATCCCCGCGTGCCGCTGGTTTCGGCCACGGGCTCCACCCGCATGGGCCGCGAGGTGGGGCCGCGCCTCGCCCGGCGCTTTGCCCGGTCCATTCTGGAACTGGGCGGCAACAATGCGGGTATCGTTTGCCCCTCCGCCGACCTCGACATGGCGCTGCGCGCCATCGCCTTCGGCGCCATGGGCACGGCCGGCCAGCGCTGCACCACGCTGCGCCGCCTGTTCGTCCATGAGAGCGTCTATGACACCCTCGTGCCGCGCCTGAAGGCCGCCTATGGCAGCGTGTCCGTGGGCAATCCGCTCACCACCTCTGCCCTGGTGGGGCCGCTGGTGGACCGCGCCGCCTTCGAGGGCATGGAGCGCGCGCTTATCGTCGCGAAGGCCGAAGGCGGCACGGTGTTCGGCGGCGAGCGGGTGACCGAGGCAGGGCCGGAGGGCGCCTATTATGTGCGCCCCGCGCTCGTGGAAATGCCCCGCCAGTGCGGGCCGGTGCTGGAAGAGACCTTTGCCCCCATCCTCTATGTGATGAAATATTCCGACTTCGACGCCGTGCTCGAGGCCCACAACGCCGTGGCGGCGGGCCTGTCCTCCTCCATCTTCACGCTCAACATGCGCGAGGCGGAGCGCTTCCTGGCGGCGGATGGCTCCGACTGCGGCATCGCCAATGTCAATATCGGCACCTCCGGCGCCGAGATCGGCGGCGCGTTCGGTGGCGAGAAGGAGACGGGTGGCGGCCGCGAGTCCGGCTCGGATGCCTGGAAGGCCTATATGCGGCGGGCCACCAATACGGTGAACTATTCCACCGCCTTGCCGCTGGCTCAGGGCGTCTCGTTCGACATCGGCTGA
- a CDS encoding O-linked N-acetylglucosamine transferase, SPINDLY family protein gives MSKAHRNVLSNPASRLAPPAPVTRAFPRAASGQPDDLARGLALFAQDKDGATRMWRSAITAGRLTAEDLGQAGLDAYQAGRDGEALALFQAAAAEKPSVPAFHANAGLILLSDPKRRQAAVESLNRALALEPNHVGALLNLGAICLDGKRFPEALALFRRVLSKEPDNVTARLGTVNASRQICQWGAVEEEEGAIARLLERTGTPISPFILLSSHVTPADHLRAARLFTRALRVSPADRLPPPPPAAPARPIRIGYLSSDLYHHATAFLAVELFERHDRSTFQLYAYSHGPDDGSAMRRRVVAAFDHFVEVGHMSAVEAARRIRADGIDILVDLKGYTLGCRTEILALRPAPVQVSFLGYPGTMGADFIDYIIGDAVVTPLAQAGHYDEKIVQLPGAYQPNDSRRAIAETTPSRAACGLPEKGFVFCCFNNTYKITPALFRLWMRLLAQVPGSVLWLFEANATARDNLFYEAASAGIDPDRLIFAPRMDLADHLARHAHGDLFLDTLPYNAHTTASDALWCGVPVVTCMGESFAARVAASLLTAVGLPDLITTSLPDYEALALALARDPARLAAMKAHLKAARASAPLFDARAFTRGLEAAFRRMHALRQAGNAPEAIIVADAEAQPMSNETP, from the coding sequence ATGTCCAAGGCGCATCGGAACGTCCTGAGCAACCCTGCCTCCCGCCTCGCCCCGCCGGCTCCCGTGACCCGCGCCTTTCCGCGCGCGGCGAGCGGCCAGCCGGACGATCTGGCGCGCGGGCTTGCCCTGTTCGCGCAGGATAAGGACGGCGCGACGCGCATGTGGCGCAGCGCCATCACGGCGGGGCGCCTGACCGCTGAGGACCTTGGCCAGGCAGGCCTTGACGCCTATCAGGCCGGGCGCGACGGGGAAGCGCTGGCGCTGTTCCAGGCGGCAGCCGCCGAAAAGCCATCGGTGCCCGCCTTCCACGCCAATGCCGGACTGATCCTTCTTTCCGATCCCAAGCGCCGTCAGGCAGCGGTGGAGAGCCTCAACCGGGCGCTGGCCCTGGAGCCCAACCATGTGGGCGCGCTGCTGAACCTGGGCGCCATCTGCCTCGACGGGAAACGTTTTCCGGAGGCCCTCGCTTTGTTCCGCCGCGTGCTCTCCAAGGAGCCCGACAACGTCACCGCCCGCCTCGGCACCGTCAATGCCAGCCGGCAGATCTGCCAGTGGGGCGCGGTGGAGGAGGAAGAGGGCGCCATCGCACGCCTCCTGGAGCGCACGGGCACGCCCATCAGCCCGTTCATCCTTTTGTCCTCCCACGTCACCCCCGCCGACCATCTGCGCGCGGCACGGCTGTTCACCCGGGCGCTGCGCGTCTCACCCGCCGACCGGCTGCCCCCGCCGCCACCCGCCGCGCCCGCACGGCCCATCCGCATCGGCTATCTGTCCAGCGATCTTTATCACCACGCCACGGCCTTCCTGGCTGTGGAACTGTTCGAGCGGCATGACCGCTCCACTTTCCAGCTTTACGCCTATTCCCACGGCCCGGACGACGGCTCGGCCATGCGCCGCCGCGTGGTGGCGGCCTTCGACCATTTCGTGGAGGTGGGCCATATGTCCGCCGTCGAGGCGGCGCGGCGCATCCGCGCCGACGGCATCGACATATTGGTGGACCTGAAGGGCTATACGCTCGGCTGCCGCACGGAGATCCTGGCCCTGCGGCCCGCGCCGGTGCAGGTGAGCTTCCTCGGCTATCCCGGCACCATGGGCGCCGATTTCATCGACTATATCATCGGCGATGCGGTGGTGACCCCCCTCGCCCAGGCCGGCCATTATGACGAGAAGATCGTCCAGCTTCCCGGCGCCTACCAGCCCAATGACAGCCGCCGCGCCATCGCCGAGACGACGCCCAGCCGTGCCGCCTGCGGGCTGCCGGAGAAGGGCTTCGTCTTCTGCTGCTTCAACAACACCTACAAGATCACGCCGGCTCTGTTCCGGCTCTGGATGCGGCTGCTGGCGCAGGTGCCGGGATCGGTGCTCTGGCTGTTCGAGGCCAATGCCACCGCGCGAGACAATCTCTTTTATGAGGCCGCGAGCGCGGGCATCGACCCGGACCGGCTGATCTTCGCGCCGCGCATGGACCTGGCGGATCATCTCGCCCGCCACGCGCATGGCGATCTCTTCCTCGATACCTTGCCCTACAATGCCCACACCACGGCCAGCGATGCCCTGTGGTGCGGCGTGCCGGTGGTGACGTGTATGGGCGAGAGCTTCGCCGCGCGCGTGGCGGCAAGCCTCCTCACGGCAGTGGGCCTGCCGGACCTCATCACCACGTCCCTGCCGGACTATGAGGCTCTCGCCCTGGCGCTGGCGCGCGATCCGGCCCGGCTCGCGGCGATGAAGGCGCATCTGAAGGCGGCACGTGCAAGCGCCCCGCTCTTCGATGCGCGCGCCTTCACCCGCGGGCTTGAGGCCGCCTTCCGCCGCATGCATGCCTTGCGGCAGGCGGGGAATGCGCCCGAGGCAATCATCGTCGCTGACGCTGAGGCTCAGCCGATGTCGAACGAGACGCCCTGA
- a CDS encoding FkbM family methyltransferase: protein MTVFAPADRTVMDLGMNNGDDTAYYLAKGFEVVALEANPALAAAGRTRFAEEIAAGRLRLEEAAIWSSAGTVTFHVNEANDHWSSIEPSWAGREDTPTRAVEMPALTLEMLFARHGVPHYLKIDVEGVDAIVLDQLRDLPSKPAFVSVEDCRFGFHYIATLAEAGYVSFALVDQSQVPAMRDPDLAYVFPKGASGPWGDALLGPWLDRAAFEALYETTVRDRKGNRIAPRTHWFDVHARRA from the coding sequence ATGACCGTCTTTGCCCCCGCCGACCGCACGGTCATGGACCTCGGCATGAACAATGGCGACGACACCGCCTATTATTTGGCAAAGGGCTTCGAGGTGGTCGCGCTGGAAGCCAATCCCGCGCTCGCCGCCGCCGGTCGCACGCGCTTTGCCGAGGAGATTGCGGCAGGCCGCCTGAGGCTGGAGGAAGCGGCCATCTGGTCGAGCGCGGGGACTGTGACCTTTCACGTCAACGAAGCAAATGATCACTGGAGCAGTATCGAGCCCTCCTGGGCGGGACGCGAGGACACACCCACGCGCGCGGTGGAGATGCCCGCCCTCACCCTCGAAATGCTGTTCGCCCGCCACGGCGTGCCCCATTATCTGAAGATTGACGTGGAGGGCGTGGACGCCATCGTCCTCGACCAGTTGCGGGACCTGCCGTCAAAGCCCGCCTTCGTCAGCGTGGAGGATTGCCGCTTCGGCTTCCACTATATCGCCACCCTGGCGGAGGCCGGCTATGTCAGCTTCGCCCTGGTTGACCAGTCACAGGTGCCAGCCATGCGCGACCCGGACCTCGCCTATGTCTTCCCGAAAGGCGCGTCCGGCCCCTGGGGCGATGCCCTGCTCGGCCCCTGGCTCGATCGCGCCGCCTTTGAAGCCCTTTATGAGACCACAGTTCGGGACCGCAAGGGCAACCGCATTGCGCCCCGCACCCACTGGTTCGACGTTCACGCCCGCCGGGCGTGA
- a CDS encoding FkbM family methyltransferase: protein MARAFDALPDIAAARALLRMANACAPAGAPAHPGGDDLWIYGGGALGKLVRAHLAAVGQPVAGVIDRNAVPCARDPAWAGLPVLSPDAVPEAVKAKALFAVAVVTAPYVPLARELQRQGFARCLPAYDVTETFRDRHPLRNGWFAPPLRAPGLEAADAMLAGLADDASRAHYLRFAAWRLAREEWDFSDAPVEAGTRFLLPEITPLLSATERVLDGGAHHGTVLAQIIAGAGGRIGAAWAVEPDPASRAVLERTIAAWPAKTTRRVRVLDAVLGDRARPALFHAGLGFASQIATTGTRRARLTPIDSLKLNPSFVKLHLEGAELAALEGARKTLLRHRPIVAATIYHNADGLAATPLWLMETLPDYRVLIRTHGWCGTGTVVYAIPKERLRP, encoded by the coding sequence ATGGCCCGTGCCTTCGACGCTCTGCCGGACATCGCCGCCGCCCGCGCCCTGCTCCGCATGGCCAATGCCTGCGCCCCCGCCGGCGCGCCCGCGCATCCGGGAGGCGATGACCTATGGATCTATGGCGGCGGGGCGCTGGGCAAGCTGGTCCGGGCCCATCTCGCCGCCGTCGGCCAGCCGGTCGCGGGGGTGATCGACCGCAATGCGGTCCCATGCGCCCGCGATCCCGCCTGGGCCGGCCTTCCCGTGCTGTCGCCCGACGCCGTGCCGGAGGCGGTGAAGGCGAAGGCATTGTTCGCGGTGGCGGTGGTCACGGCGCCCTATGTGCCGCTGGCGCGGGAGCTGCAGCGCCAGGGCTTTGCCCGCTGCCTGCCCGCCTATGACGTGACCGAGACCTTCCGCGACCGTCATCCCCTTCGCAATGGCTGGTTCGCCCCACCTTTGCGCGCACCAGGCCTTGAGGCGGCGGACGCCATGCTGGCGGGCCTCGCCGACGATGCCTCCCGCGCCCATTATCTGCGCTTTGCCGCCTGGCGGCTGGCGCGCGAGGAATGGGACTTTTCCGACGCCCCGGTGGAGGCCGGCACGCGCTTCCTGCTGCCCGAGATCACGCCGCTGCTTTCCGCCACTGAACGGGTGCTGGATGGCGGGGCCCACCATGGCACGGTGCTGGCGCAGATCATTGCCGGGGCTGGCGGGCGCATTGGCGCGGCCTGGGCGGTGGAGCCGGACCCGGCGAGCCGTGCCGTGCTGGAACGGACCATCGCCGCATGGCCGGCGAAGACAACGCGCCGCGTCCGTGTGCTGGATGCTGTCCTGGGCGATCGCGCCCGGCCCGCTCTCTTCCATGCGGGCCTTGGCTTCGCCTCGCAGATCGCGACGACAGGCACAAGGCGTGCACGCCTCACTCCCATCGACAGTCTCAAGCTCAATCCCAGCTTCGTGAAGCTGCATCTGGAGGGGGCGGAGCTGGCGGCGCTGGAAGGAGCCCGGAAGACCTTGCTGCGCCACCGCCCCATCGTCGCGGCCACCATCTATCACAATGCCGACGGCCTGGCGGCGACCCCGCTCTGGCTGATGGAAACCTTGCCCGACTATCGCGTCCTCATCCGCACCCACGGCTGGTGCGGCACGGGTACCGTGGTCTACGCCATTCCCAAGGAGCGCCTCCGTCCATGA
- a CDS encoding NAD-dependent epimerase/dehydratase family protein, whose amino-acid sequence MVLPSSTAGASPRPPRTVLLTGATGFVGRQIHKALVRQGDRVRAVVRACTTARLGFPAQVIETPDLFAQDAAFWGQAAQGVDAVIHAAWIATPGLYLTSPANLDCVRGTLALAQGVAAARVPHLIGIGTCFEYALPGDHLTVDALLGPDTLYATAKLSTFQMLTAFFAGSEVNCETTFSWARLFYLHGEGEHPSRLVAHIKAKLAAGEVARLSAGTQVRDFLDVEVAGAMVAGIVESRQPGAINICSGVPVTVRQLAERTADALGRRDLLEFGSAPPRPGDPTAVVGVCNLAPAVR is encoded by the coding sequence ATGGTGCTCCCTTCTTCCACCGCCGGCGCTTCGCCGCGCCCGCCCCGCACGGTGCTGCTCACAGGGGCGACCGGCTTTGTCGGCCGCCAGATCCACAAGGCGCTGGTGCGTCAAGGGGATCGGGTGCGTGCGGTGGTGCGCGCGTGCACGACGGCGCGGCTGGGATTTCCGGCGCAGGTGATCGAGACCCCCGATCTGTTTGCGCAGGACGCCGCCTTCTGGGGACAGGCGGCGCAAGGCGTGGATGCGGTGATCCATGCGGCTTGGATCGCCACCCCCGGCCTCTATCTGACCTCGCCTGCGAACCTTGATTGCGTGCGTGGCACGCTGGCGTTGGCGCAGGGCGTTGCGGCCGCGCGCGTGCCTCACCTCATCGGCATCGGCACCTGCTTTGAATATGCCTTGCCGGGCGACCATCTCACCGTGGACGCGCTGCTCGGCCCCGACACGCTCTATGCCACGGCGAAGCTCTCCACTTTCCAGATGCTGACCGCCTTCTTCGCCGGCAGCGAGGTCAACTGCGAGACGACCTTTTCCTGGGCGCGGCTGTTCTATCTCCATGGCGAGGGCGAGCATCCGAGCCGCCTCGTCGCCCATATCAAGGCGAAGCTCGCCGCCGGCGAGGTGGCGCGCCTCTCGGCGGGGACGCAGGTGCGCGACTTCCTGGATGTGGAAGTGGCCGGCGCCATGGTCGCCGGCATCGTTGAAAGCCGACAGCCTGGCGCAATCAACATCTGCTCAGGTGTGCCCGTCACGGTCCGGCAACTGGCGGAGCGGACGGCGGACGCCCTGGGGCGCCGCGACCTGCTGGAATTCGGCAGCGCGCCCCCCCGCCCCGGCGATCCGACCGCCGTCGTCGGTGTCTGCAATCTGGCGCCGGCCGTGCGCTGA
- a CDS encoding radical SAM protein produces MKAEIKPRINLEGRTRLETVIPLDAPYIVFVDPASACNFQCSFCPTGHRDLIRETGRYQGAMKFEVFTKIIDDLSAFSRPIKVLRLYKDGEPFLNRRLADMIAYAKASGQVDYVDTTTNGTFLSPERLGPVLEAGLDKINISVDGMTPEQYRRFTGVDFDFDGFVRNVRWLYENKGNCEVVVKIPGELISEAQRQEFFDTFGDHCDRIFIENFAPCWPQFDIEAHTGVTISQGIYQQPVGETETCPYIFYGISVNADGLVSSCFLDWGRKLVVGDVRTTSLKDIWNAPALNALRLQHLEGRRRENAVCGGCGQLSHCLPDNIDPYRGELLARFKAAVQLDPAVPAPGGTVVLPVAAE; encoded by the coding sequence ATGAAGGCCGAGATCAAGCCGCGTATCAACCTTGAGGGCCGCACGCGGCTGGAGACGGTCATTCCCCTCGACGCGCCCTATATCGTGTTCGTGGACCCGGCGAGCGCGTGCAATTTCCAATGCAGCTTCTGCCCCACCGGCCATCGCGACCTCATCCGCGAGACCGGCCGCTACCAGGGCGCCATGAAGTTCGAGGTCTTCACCAAGATCATCGACGACCTGTCGGCATTCTCCCGTCCCATCAAGGTGCTGCGCCTCTACAAGGATGGCGAGCCCTTCCTCAATCGTCGCTTGGCCGACATGATCGCCTATGCCAAGGCGAGCGGTCAGGTGGACTATGTGGACACCACCACCAACGGCACCTTCCTCTCACCCGAACGCCTCGGCCCTGTGCTGGAAGCTGGCCTCGACAAGATCAACATCTCCGTCGACGGCATGACACCTGAGCAATATCGCCGCTTCACCGGCGTCGACTTCGATTTCGACGGCTTCGTGCGCAATGTGCGCTGGCTCTATGAGAACAAGGGCAATTGCGAAGTGGTGGTGAAGATCCCCGGCGAGCTGATCAGCGAGGCGCAGCGCCAGGAGTTCTTCGACACATTCGGCGACCATTGCGACCGCATCTTCATCGAGAATTTCGCGCCCTGCTGGCCGCAATTCGACATCGAGGCCCACACCGGCGTGACCATCTCGCAGGGCATCTACCAGCAGCCCGTCGGCGAGACCGAAACCTGCCCCTATATCTTCTACGGCATCTCGGTGAATGCCGACGGGCTGGTGAGCTCCTGCTTCCTGGACTGGGGCCGCAAGCTGGTGGTGGGCGACGTGCGCACCACGTCGCTGAAGGACATCTGGAACGCACCGGCGCTCAATGCGCTACGCCTCCAGCATCTGGAGGGACGGCGGCGGGAAAATGCGGTGTGCGGCGGCTGCGGCCAGCTTTCCCATTGCCTCCCCGACAACATCGACCCCTATCGTGGCGAGCTGCTGGCGCGCTTCAAGGCAGCGGTTCAGCTTGATCCCGCGGTTCCCGCGCCTGGCGGCACCGTTGTGCTTCCCGTGGCGGCTGAATGA
- a CDS encoding glycosyltransferase: MKILHISAHLGGGVGKAHAALMEASARGRGKVARMRHTFVLLEPPKDLDYVARIAAAGGRIVVAPPVEEIPALVAASDIVQVEWWNHPRLYALLATADLPPMRLALWTHISGLNAPLIPERLPALADHTLFTSPCSYAAPNLEPVIAAGRERFAVANSGFGFSPIVRPPARAPLRCGYLGTVDFIKLHPEVFDIIDAVDADLRVSFFGHLDPLGEVAARAAGMRHPERVRFMGYASDPASVLRELDLFLYLLTPGHYGTAENALVEAMSLGVVPLVFDNAAETSLVRDGRNGHVVHDADRCVALLDALHRTPSLLDPLSARAAADMRRTRTPRATLRTLSRVYAGMMDMPRRSRDFAAALGVDPRGWFLSTLGERADVMGATQRLMGRTCAKGSLGHFHACFPEDASLTALGLDMRP, from the coding sequence ATGAAGATCCTCCACATCAGTGCCCATCTGGGCGGCGGCGTGGGCAAGGCCCATGCGGCATTGATGGAGGCCTCGGCCAGAGGGCGCGGCAAGGTGGCCCGCATGCGGCACACGTTTGTGCTCCTGGAGCCCCCGAAGGACCTCGATTATGTGGCCCGCATTGCGGCCGCCGGGGGGCGCATCGTGGTGGCGCCGCCGGTGGAGGAGATTCCGGCGCTGGTGGCCGCCAGCGACATCGTGCAGGTGGAGTGGTGGAACCATCCCCGCCTCTATGCCCTGCTGGCCACCGCTGATCTCCCGCCCATGCGCCTTGCGCTGTGGACGCACATTTCCGGCCTCAATGCGCCCTTGATTCCGGAACGCCTGCCTGCGCTGGCAGACCACACCCTTTTCACCTCACCCTGCTCCTATGCCGCGCCCAATCTGGAGCCGGTGATCGCGGCGGGACGCGAGCGGTTCGCGGTGGCCAATTCCGGCTTCGGCTTTTCCCCCATCGTCCGGCCGCCCGCCCGCGCGCCTTTGCGTTGCGGCTATCTGGGCACGGTGGATTTCATCAAGCTCCACCCTGAGGTGTTCGACATCATCGACGCCGTCGATGCGGATTTGCGGGTGTCCTTTTTCGGCCATCTCGACCCGCTCGGCGAAGTGGCGGCGCGGGCGGCCGGCATGCGGCATCCAGAGCGCGTGCGCTTCATGGGCTATGCCAGTGATCCTGCCTCTGTCCTTCGCGAGCTGGACCTCTTTCTCTATCTGCTCACACCCGGTCATTACGGCACCGCCGAGAATGCGCTGGTGGAAGCCATGTCGCTCGGCGTGGTGCCCCTGGTGTTCGACAATGCGGCCGAGACCAGCCTGGTGCGCGATGGCCGCAACGGCCATGTGGTGCACGATGCCGATCGATGCGTCGCGCTTCTCGATGCACTCCATCGCACGCCTTCCTTGCTGGACCCCTTGTCGGCGCGGGCAGCGGCGGACATGCGGCGCACCCGCACGCCGCGCGCCACCTTGCGCACCCTCTCGCGCGTCTATGCCGGGATGATGGACATGCCGCGCCGGTCCCGGGATTTCGCCGCGGCCCTCGGCGTGGATCCGCGCGGCTGGTTCCTCTCGACCCTGGGTGAGCGGGCCGACGTCATGGGCGCCACGCAACGCCTCATGGGGCGGACCTGCGCCAAGGGCAGCCTCGGCCATTTCCATGCCTGCTTCCCCGAGGATGCGAGCCTGACCGCGCTCGGACTGGACATGCGTCCCTGA
- a CDS encoding glycosyltransferase family 2 protein — protein sequence MTMPTPSTAGNGVTLSICIPTYNRARFLEHLFPQIKAWGESWDFSYEVVVSDNHSTDDTPDVVERHRAEGLPIRYFRQEENKVLFNLISVFHRAEGQYVLYLADDDLLIPEAVADNIHFMMANPEIRACYTPWEVYDDLNKTTTCLFYHQPDDLKVFKPGEEASLLGYVVEHHIFPEIVIYRADAARQIAAAPRFCYWAFSYIAGVIAEGPVAFRRVPYFRSVTLTPVMPERTQAGMDDAMTIWDNYRGGIEYMIFSLLRRHNLALNGEMRQAFRDMVDVFVETRMRVALRLWLQRKDFIRAYEIICRLTYLDPRRLADFEHMDQLPVLVMAQTLARFANGVAGIDRLLVSGVDDGQALGQLLRDVGLERRILVLPPPAEPTQKTLAGSIVFVPEEAQRQGFLDQGYAPGLVVSERDIRQSVLL from the coding sequence ATGACCATGCCCACCCCCTCGACGGCCGGGAACGGCGTCACGCTGAGCATCTGCATCCCGACCTATAATCGTGCCCGGTTCCTTGAGCATCTGTTCCCTCAGATCAAGGCGTGGGGCGAGAGCTGGGACTTCAGCTATGAGGTGGTGGTCTCCGACAACCATTCCACCGACGACACGCCCGACGTGGTGGAGCGCCACCGCGCCGAAGGCCTGCCCATCCGCTATTTCCGGCAGGAGGAGAACAAGGTTCTCTTCAACCTCATCAGCGTGTTTCATCGGGCCGAAGGGCAATATGTCCTTTACCTCGCCGACGACGATCTCCTGATCCCCGAGGCGGTGGCCGACAACATCCATTTCATGATGGCCAACCCGGAGATCCGGGCCTGCTATACGCCGTGGGAGGTCTATGACGACCTCAACAAGACCACCACCTGCCTCTTCTACCACCAGCCGGATGATCTGAAAGTCTTCAAGCCCGGCGAGGAAGCGTCGCTGCTCGGCTATGTGGTGGAGCACCACATCTTCCCGGAAATCGTCATCTACCGTGCCGACGCCGCCCGCCAGATCGCGGCCGCGCCGCGCTTCTGCTACTGGGCCTTCAGCTATATTGCCGGTGTCATCGCGGAAGGACCCGTGGCCTTCCGGCGCGTGCCCTATTTTCGGTCGGTAACGCTCACCCCGGTGATGCCGGAGCGCACCCAGGCGGGCATGGATGATGCCATGACCATCTGGGACAATTATCGCGGCGGCATCGAATACATGATCTTCAGCCTGCTGCGCCGGCATAACCTTGCCCTGAACGGGGAAATGCGGCAGGCCTTCCGCGACATGGTGGACGTGTTCGTGGAGACCCGCATGCGGGTGGCCCTGCGCCTCTGGCTCCAGCGCAAGGACTTCATCCGCGCCTATGAGATCATCTGCCGCCTGACCTATCTGGACCCGCGCCGGCTCGCCGATTTCGAGCATATGGACCAATTGCCCGTCCTGGTGATGGCGCAGACGCTCGCCCGCTTCGCCAACGGCGTCGCCGGCATCGACCGGTTGCTGGTCAGCGGCGTGGATGACGGCCAGGCGCTCGGCCAATTGTTGCGCGACGTGGGGCTGGAGCGGCGCATCCTGGTGCTGCCGCCGCCCGCCGAGCCGACGCAGAAAACGCTGGCCGGCAGTATCGTCTTCGTCCCCGAGGAGGCGCAGCGGCAGGGCTTCCTCGACCAGGGCTATGCGCCGGGCCTGGTGGTGAGCGAACGCGACATCCGCCAGTCGGTCCTGCTCTGA
- the rfbC gene encoding dTDP-4-dehydrorhamnose 3,5-epimerase — protein sequence MIPFRDARGTFSRAFCADTFRAQGLMDRFVHANLSGNPAKGTLRGLHLQEQPRAEVKLVRATRGRVQDVAVDLRPASPTYLRWAGVELCADKQNALYVPEGCAHGFLTLEDQCEVFYLVSDVYAPDLARTYRWDDPAFGIEWQIAPTLISDRDAAAQDYRP from the coding sequence ATGATCCCCTTCCGCGATGCGCGCGGCACCTTCAGCCGGGCTTTCTGTGCCGATACCTTTCGCGCTCAAGGCCTGATGGACCGCTTCGTCCATGCCAATCTGTCCGGCAATCCCGCCAAGGGGACGCTGCGGGGCCTGCACCTTCAGGAGCAGCCCCGTGCCGAGGTCAAGCTCGTGCGCGCGACGCGCGGGCGGGTGCAGGACGTGGCGGTGGACCTGCGGCCGGCCTCGCCCACCTATCTGCGGTGGGCCGGCGTCGAGCTCTGCGCCGACAAACAAAACGCCCTTTATGTGCCGGAGGGCTGCGCCCACGGCTTCCTCACTTTGGAAGACCAGTGCGAGGTCTTCTACCTGGTGTCCGACGTCTATGCGCCGGACCTCGCCCGCACCTATCGCTGGGACGACCCCGCCTTCGGGATCGAATGGCAGATCGCCCCCACCCTCATCTCCGACCGCGACGCGGCGGCGCAGGATTATCGTCCATGA